A single Drosophila ananassae strain 14024-0371.13 chromosome 3L, ASM1763931v2, whole genome shotgun sequence DNA region contains:
- the LOC6496523 gene encoding uncharacterized protein LOC6496523 isoform X2 — MPEPLGLLWSTPETKKKAPIIKVSCGIGDTDGFPAFDVDSDAYASKDDTRWGFLITGGAEFHMPLTVFQVTPDGLADKAGIRLGDIILEINEEDATQLTLSQAHERINASPKKIHFLLRNMEEDDPTGQFEAGEEKSIVMRVPKPLPPPSGRVRASSIEMRLLEMQRKLSAIAEIPKILSSTLATVSQSFGRMSELDREEQEEACVQRKFSYDEDALDYELRDDDEPAGDSDSDEDDLVQVKDDEEEDEVEASIEGGRQSKLLKDVTPESDYASEANYPANEASDDTESEDETEGSAVYFIKLPAASKTVTVEDSEASSCPSDVEDVDDDSDFLSTTYTWNLRNVPKLRINDTEADDEKDELQGSSEKLDKDMPEKKEPVEVEHLQVEQSKVRPATPTPQPPPQDSAKGQAEKLLFRLDRMERSWPWADREKIIYKQSTCHLVPRKPLGLVGQRMQLLLKDRKE, encoded by the exons ATGCCGGAGCCATTAGGATTGCTCTGGTCGACGCCGGAGACTAAGAAGAAGGCCCCCATTATCAAGGTGTCCTGCGGCATTGGCGATACGGACGGCTTTCCCGCCTTCGATGTGGACTCCGATGCCTATGCCTCCAAGGACGACACCAGGTGGGGTTTCCTTATCACCGGAGGGGCCGAGTTCCACATGCCGCTAACAGTCTTTCAG GTGACCCCCGACGGTTTGGCCGACAAAGCGGGCATTCGCCTGGGCGACATCATACTCGAGATAAACGAGGAGGACGCCACGCAGCTGACACTGTCCCAGGCCCACGAGAGAATCAACGCCTCGCCCAAGAAGATACATTTCCTGCTGCGCAA CATGGAGGAGGATGATCCCACAGGTCAGTTTGAGGCCGGCGAGGAGAAGTCAATTGTGATGCGGGTTCCCAAGCCGCTGCCGCCACCTAGCG GGCGCGTTCGAGCCAGTTCCATCGAAATGCGCCTCCTGGAAATGCAGCGAAAGCTTTCGGCCATCGCTGAAATACCAAAGATCCTGTCCTCTACTTTGGCCACCGTGTCGCAGAGCTTTGGCAGAATGAGCGAACTGGATcgggaggagcaggaggaggccTGTGTGCAGCGAAAATTCTCATATGACGAGGATGCCCTTGACTATGAGCTGAGGGATGATGATGAACCGGCAGGTGACAGTGACAGTGACGAGGATGATTTGGTCCAGGTGAAGgatgacgaggaggaggacgaggtGGAGGCCAGCATTGAAGGTGGCAGGCAATCAAAGCTGCTGAAGGATGTCACGCCGGAATCGGATTATGCATCGGAAGCCAATTATCCGGCAAATGAGGCAAGTGATGACACAGAATCCGAGGATGAGACCGAGGGCAGTGCGGTATATTTCATAAAGCTGCCAGCGGCGTCAAAGACAGTGACTGTCGAAGACTCCGAGGCCTCGTCCTGCCCCTCGGATGTGGAAGATGTTGATGATGACAGCGATTTCTTGAGCACCACCTACACTTGGAATCTCCGCAATGTTCCCAAGTTGCGCATCAACGACACTGAGGCGGATGATGAAAAGGATGAGTTACAGGGATCATCTGAAAAGCTGGATAAGGATATGCCAGAGAAAAAGGAGCCCGTGGAGGTGGAGCATCTTCAGGTGGAGCAATCAAAGGTGCGcccagccacgcccactccaCAGCCACCGCCTCAGGATTCTGCCAAGGGGCAGGCTGAAAAG TTGCTGTTCCGATTGGACCGAATGGAGCGCTCCTGGCCCTGGGCAGACCGCGAGAAAATAATTTACaa gcAATCCACCTGCCATTTAGTGCCTCGCAAGCCTCTGGGTTTGGTGGGTCAGAGGATGCAGTTGCTGCTGAAGGATCGAAAGGAGTAA
- the LOC6496523 gene encoding uncharacterized protein LOC6496523 isoform X1, whose amino-acid sequence MPEPLGLLWSTPETKKKAPIIKVSCGIGDTDGFPAFDVDSDAYASKDDTRWGFLITGGAEFHMPLTVFQVTPDGLADKAGIRLGDIILEINEEDATQLTLSQAHERINASPKKIHFLLRNMEEDDPTGQFEAGEEKSIVMRVPKPLPPPSDFHPTPLLGSRCWHPIMWQDPPEPPKPKKKKTKTELDDEGNEVVIELSEDESSDEEEQELPHHRIVRNIRRFFAEVGDNQELRSSTIENMLLALPSASKAK is encoded by the exons ATGCCGGAGCCATTAGGATTGCTCTGGTCGACGCCGGAGACTAAGAAGAAGGCCCCCATTATCAAGGTGTCCTGCGGCATTGGCGATACGGACGGCTTTCCCGCCTTCGATGTGGACTCCGATGCCTATGCCTCCAAGGACGACACCAGGTGGGGTTTCCTTATCACCGGAGGGGCCGAGTTCCACATGCCGCTAACAGTCTTTCAG GTGACCCCCGACGGTTTGGCCGACAAAGCGGGCATTCGCCTGGGCGACATCATACTCGAGATAAACGAGGAGGACGCCACGCAGCTGACACTGTCCCAGGCCCACGAGAGAATCAACGCCTCGCCCAAGAAGATACATTTCCTGCTGCGCAA CATGGAGGAGGATGATCCCACAGGTCAGTTTGAGGCCGGCGAGGAGAAGTCAATTGTGATGCGGGTTCCCAAGCCGCTGCCGCCACCTAGCG ACTTCCACCCAACCCCCCTGCTTGGCTCGCGTTGTTGGCATCCGATAATGTGGCAAGACCCCCCGGAGCCGCCGAAGcccaagaaaaagaaaaccaaaaccGAGCTGGACGACGAGGGCAACGAGGTGGTCATTGAGCTCAGCGAGGACGAGTCCTCCGACGAGGAAGAGCAG GAGCTGCCCCACCATCGCATCGTACGGAACATCCGGCGCTTTTTCGCGGAGGTGGGCGATAACCAAGAGCTCCGCAGCAGCACCATCGAGAATATGCTCCTGGCCCTGCCCAGCGCCTCCAAGGCCAAATGA